In a genomic window of Salvelinus fontinalis isolate EN_2023a chromosome 7, ASM2944872v1, whole genome shotgun sequence:
- the LOC129860145 gene encoding gastrula zinc finger protein XlCGF26.1-like: protein MASVKLENCSQTLELNVNIKVEEEDEKIRTTVSHGYHVETFSTSREQQQEDQRAKRSHHCPHCEEIFPFLSKLKIHLKIHTGVKPYSCSDCGKCFKTSNELKVHQRTHTGEKPFFCPDCGTSFSHLSHLKSHERIHKGEKPHSCSDCGKCFKTLYELKVHQRTHTGEKPYYCSDCGKCFKTYSQLKVHQRTHTGEKPFFCSDCGTSFSQLSNLKSHERIHSGEKPYSCSDCGKCFKTLYELKVHQRTHTGEKPFFCSDCGASFSHLGTLKTHQLIHTGEKPYVCSDCGKRFKTSTELKVHQKTHTGEKPYVCSDCGKCFKTSTELKIHQRKHTGEKPYYCSDCGTSFSKFSHLKTHERIHTGEKPFFCSDCGASFSRLGTLKTHQRIHTGAKPYSCSDCGKCFKKSNELKVHQRTHTGEKPFFCLDCGTSFSQLSHLKSHERIHTGEKPFSCSDCGKCFTTSTHLKVHQRTHTGEKPYYCSDCGKCFKTSNELKVHQRTHTGEKPYYCSDCGTSFSKCSHLKTHERIHTGEKPYSCSDCGASFSRLGTLKTHQRIHTGEKPYICSDCGKRFKTSTQLKVHQRTGEKPFFCPDCGTSFSQLFNLKSHERIHTGEKPYSCSDCGKCFKTSNELKVHQRTHTGEKPFLLF from the exons atggcatcagtgaagctggagaactgcagtcaaacactggagctgaatgtcaacattaaagttGAAGAAGAGGACGAGAAGATTAGGACAACTGTTagtcatg GATaccatgttgagacattctctacatccagagagcaacagcaggaagatcaGAGAGCTAAGAGGTCTCATCACTGCCCACACTGTGAAGAGATTTTCCCATttctatcaaagctaaaaatacacctaaaaatacacacaggagtgaagccttactcctgctctgactgtggaaaatgcttcaaaacatcaaatgagctaaaagttcatcagagaacacacacaggagagaagcctttcttctgccctgactgtggaactagtttctctcaTCTTTCCCacttaaaatcacatgaacgtatacataaaGGGGAGAAGCCacactcctgctctgactgtggaaaatgttttaaaacattatatgagctaaaagttcatcagagaacacacacaggagagaagccttattactgctctgactgtggaaaatgttttaaaacatactctcagctaaaagttcatcagagaacacacacaggagagaagcctttcttctgctctgactgtggaactagtttctctcaactttccaacttaaaatcacatgaacgtatacattcaggggagaagccatactcctgctctgactgtgggaaatgttttaaaacattatatgagctaaaagttcatcagagaacacacacaggagagaagcctttcttctgctctgactgtggggcgagTTTCTCTCATCTGGGCACCTTAAAAACACACCAACTTATACACACcggagagaagccttacgtctgctctgactgtggaaaacgcttcaaaacatcaactgagctaaaagttcatcagaagactcacacaggagagaagccttacgtctgctctgactgtggaaaatgcttcaaaacatcaactgagctaaaaattcatcagagaaaacacacaggagagaagccatattactgctctgactgtggaactagtttctcAAAATTTTCccacttaaaaacacatgaacgtatacatacaggagagaagcctttcttctgctctgactgtggggcgagTTTCTCTCGTCTGGGCACcttaaaaacacaccaacgtatacacacaggagcaAAGCCAtattcctgctctgactgtggaaaatgttttaaaaaatcaaatgaactaaaagttcatcagagaacacacacaggagagaagcctttcttctgccttgactgtggaactagtttctctcaACTTTCCCACTTAAagtcacatgaacgtatacatacaggggagaagccattttcctgctctgactgtggaaaatgcttcacaacatcaactcatctaaaagttcatcagagaacacacacaggagagaagccttattactgctctgactgtggaaaatgttttaaaacatcaaatgagctaaaagttcatcagagaacacatacaggagagaagccgtattactgctctgactgtggaactagtttctcAAAATGTTCccacttaaaaacacatgaacgtatacatacaggagagaagccatactcctgctctgactgtggggcgagTTTCTCTCGTCTGGGCACcttaaaaacacaccaacgtatacacacaggagagaagccttacatctgctctgactgtggaaaacgttttaaaacatcaactcagctaaaagttcatcagagaacaggagagaagcctttcttctgccctgactgtggaactagtttctctcaacttttcaacttaaaatcacatgaacgtatacatacaggggagaagccatactcctgctctgactgtggaaaatgttttaaaacatcaaatgagCTAAAAGTTCACCAGAGAACACATACAGGAGAAAAGCCCTTCCTCCTGTTCTGA
- the LOC129860164 gene encoding gastrula zinc finger protein XlCGF26.1-like, protein MASVKLEDCSQTLELNVNIKDEEEEEKIGTTVSHGRLRLSLRPVTSTVRTNPACHSPSTLNRNLQSLGPDCDSGAHFALQDSEMASVKLEDCSPTLELNVNIKDEEEEEEKIRTTVSHGDHVETFSTSREQQQEGHRAKRSHHCPHCVEIFPFLSKLKIHLKIHTGEKPYSCSDCGASFSRLDTLKTHQRIHTGEKPYYCPDCGERFSQKTNLKAHQQIHTGEKPYSCSECGKRFSRSENLKSHERIHTGEKPYSCSDCGKCFKTSTGLTVHQKTHTVEKSYFCSDCGKCFKTSSELKVHQRTHTGEKPYSCSDCVKCFKTSTVLKLHQRTHTGEKPYSCSDCGASFSRLDTLKTHQRIHTGEKPYYCPDCGERFSQKTNLKTHQQIHTGEKPYSCSDCGKSFSLSGTLKSHERIHTGEKPYYCSDCGKCFSRSGTLKSHERIHTGEKPYSCSECVKCFKTSTELKLHQRTHTGEKHYSCSDCGKCFKTSTELKLHQRTHTGEKPYFCSDCGKRFSHHSNLKTHQRIH, encoded by the exons gccgactcagattaagtctgaggccggtaacatcaacagtgaggacaaacccagcctgccactctccttccacactgaatagaaacctacagtcactgggtcctgattgtgacagtggagctcATTTTGCACTGCAGGAttcagagatggcatcagtgaagctggaagactgcagtccaacactggagctgaatgtcaacattaaagatgaagaagaagaggaggagaagattagAACAACTGTTagtcatg gagaccatgttgagacattctctacatccagagagcaacagcaggaagGTCACAGAGCTAAGCGGTCTCACCACTGCCCACATTGTGTGGAGATTTTCCCATttctatcaaagctaaaaatacacctaaaaatacacacaggagagaagccttactcctgctctgactgtggggcgagtttctctcgactggataccttaaaaacacaccaacgtatacatacgggagagaagccttactactGCCCTGACTGTGGGGAGAGATTCTCTCAAAAGACCAACTTAAAAGCACACCAAcaaatacatacaggagagaagccttactcctgctctgaatgTGGAAAAAGGTTCTCCCGATCAGAAAacttaaaatcacatgaacgtatacatacaggagagaagccttactcctgctctgactgtggaaaatgcttcaaaacatcaactgGGCTAACAGTTcatcagaaaacacacacagtagagaagtcttacttctgctctgactgtggaaaatgcttcaaaacatcatctgagctaaaagttcatcagagaacacatacaggagaaaagccttactcctgttctgactgtgtaaaatgcttcaaaacatcaacGGTGCTGAAACTTCATCagcgaacacacacaggagagaagccttactcctgctctgactgtggggcgagtttctctcgactggataccttaaaaacacaccaacgtatacatacaggagagaagccttactactGCCCTGACTGTGGGGAGAGATTCTCTCAAAAGACCAACttaaaaacacaccaacaaatacatacaggagagaagccttactcctgctctgattgtgggaagagtttctcccTATCGGGTACCTTGaaatcacatgaacgtatacatacaggagagaagccttactactGCTCAGACTGTGGAAAATGTTTCTCCCGATCGGGTACCTTGaaatcacatgaacgtatacatacaggagagaagccatactcctgctctgaatgtgtaaaatgcttcaaaacatcgACTGAGCTAAAacttcatcagagaacacacacaggagagaagcattactcctgctctgactgtggaaaatgcttcaaaacatcaactgagctaaaacttcatcagagaacacacacaggagagaagccttacttctgctctgatTGTGGGAAGCGTTTCTCTCACCATAGCAActtaaaaacacaccaacgtATACATTAA